The Myxococcota bacterium genomic sequence GTACTCGGTGCTCTCGAAGATCTTCGGGTCGGGGTGGAAGGTGATCTTGGTGCCGGTCTTGTCGGTCACCCCGACGACGTGCAGATCGTCCTGGGGCGCGCCGCGCTCGTAGCGCTGCTGGTAGACCTTGCCGTCCTTCTTGATCTCGAGGTCGAGCTTGTCGGAGAGCGCGTTCACGCACGACACACCCACGCCGTGCAGACCGCTCGAGACCTTGTAGGCCTTGTTCGTGAACTTTCCGCCCGAGTGGAGCGTGGTCAGCACCACCTCGGCCGCCGGGCGCCCGAGCTTCGCGTGCGGGTCGACCGGAATGCCGCGGCCGTTGTCCTCGACCGTGACCGAGCAATCGGTGTGGATCGTGACTCGGATCGTGTCGCAGAAGCCCGCGACCGCCTCGTCGATGGAGTTGTCCACGACCTCGTAGACGAGGTGGTGCAGACCGGCCGGTCCGGTCGATCCGATGTACATCGCCGGCCGTTTCCGGACCGGGTCGAGACCCTCGAGAACCTCGATGGATCTCGCGTCGTATTCGGTCATTCGTGTGTTTTTCGAACCCCTGGACCTGTCGATTTCGAACGGGGGAGGACCGAAGCCCTGTACGCGGGACCCCGAGAGAACAGCCCTGTGAATGCAGGGGCGCTAAGCAGGGGTCCCTTGCGTCGCAAGGTGCTGCAAACGCTCGATAAAGTAGCTGAATCGCGCGCGTTCGGCTACAGCCGCATGGGCATGATGACGGCGCTCTCGTCGGCGTCGTCGGCGGGCCGGATCTGCGCGGGAGAGAGCTCTTCGGAGAGCTCGATCGCGATCTCCTTGGCCGACAGCGCCCCGAGCACGTCGAGCACGTAGCGCGCGTTGAACGCGGTCTCGAAGCGCTCGCCCGGATACTCGACCGGAAGCTGCTCGCGCGCCTCGCCCAGGTCGGGATTCGACGCCGAGAGATCGAGCTGTCCGTCGGCCAGCACGAAGCGGAAGCCGCGCGAGCGCTCGTGCGCCATGAGCGCGATGCGCCGCACCGCATGCAAGAGCTTCTCGCGCTCGACCAGGAGCCGCACGCGGTGTGACTTCGGGAGGATCTGGCGGTAGTTCGGGAACTCGCCGTCGATCAGCCGCGTGGTGAGCAAGAGATCGGGCCGCCGCACGTGCAGGAAGCCGTCGGCCGCACCGATCTCGAGCGTGCCCTCGCCCTCGTCGCACAGCTTGCGGATCTCGGCGATGCCCTTGCGCGGCACGATGATGCCCTTGCCCAGGAACGTGACCGGGTTGGGCACCGCGCGCTCGATCATCGAGATGCGGTAGCCGTCGGTGGCGACGAAGCGCACGCGCTTGCCGTCGGCGCTCTCGACGAACACGCCGTTCAGGTTGTAGCGGGTCTCGTCGCTCGACGTGGCGTAGAGCGTGTGGTCGATCAGCTCGGCCACGAGCGCGGTCTCGAGCTGCGCGAAGCTCGCGCTCTCGCAGCTCGGGACGCTGGGATACTCCTCGGGCGAGGTCGAGAGCAGGTTGAACTTGGCCGGGCCGCACGTGAGAGTGACTCGCGCGTCGTCGGCGGCCAGCGCCACTTCGGGCTGCTCGAGCTCGCGCACGATCTCGTACAGCTTCTTCGCGCCCAGAGTGACCGAGCCCGGCGTCTTGACCTTGGCCGGGTGCCGGGCGACGACGGCGACCTCGAGGTCGGTCGCCGCGAAGGTGACTCCGTCGTCTCGCGCCTCGATCAACACGTTGGCCAGGATCGGCATCGTGCCGCGGCGCTCGACGATGGCCTGCACGCGGCCGAGTCCGCGCAGCAACTCTTCGCGCTCGATGGTGAGTTTCATGACAACCTCCGCCCCTCTGCTCCTGATCTTATGACATGAAGATCAGGAGGAGGAGAGGAGCCGGTGGAAAACTGGAGAACGCCACTGGCTCGGCGTGCCGAAAGGCGATTTTTCCGACGCTGCAGCGACGGAGAACGTGGGACCGCGGTGCGGGGGCGCGGCGCCGGTCGGCCGGGCGCGAGTTTTCCACCGCTCATCCACCGCCTTCGGAGAGCCGCAGGAGCTCCTT encodes the following:
- the dnaN gene encoding DNA polymerase III subunit beta; this encodes MKLTIEREELLRGLGRVQAIVERRGTMPILANVLIEARDDGVTFAATDLEVAVVARHPAKVKTPGSVTLGAKKLYEIVRELEQPEVALAADDARVTLTCGPAKFNLLSTSPEEYPSVPSCESASFAQLETALVAELIDHTLYATSSDETRYNLNGVFVESADGKRVRFVATDGYRISMIERAVPNPVTFLGKGIIVPRKGIAEIRKLCDEGEGTLEIGAADGFLHVRRPDLLLTTRLIDGEFPNYRQILPKSHRVRLLVEREKLLHAVRRIALMAHERSRGFRFVLADGQLDLSASNPDLGEAREQLPVEYPGERFETAFNARYVLDVLGALSAKEIAIELSEELSPAQIRPADDADESAVIMPMRL